One window of Trifolium pratense cultivar HEN17-A07 linkage group LG5, ARS_RC_1.1, whole genome shotgun sequence genomic DNA carries:
- the LOC123883178 gene encoding peroxisomal fatty acid beta-oxidation multifunctional protein MFP2-like — MDNGAKGRTVLEVGADGVAIITIVNPPVNSLSFDVFRSLKESFDEADNREDVKAIVVTGEKGKFSGGFDINAFGIMQKGMDHTNPGLISVELLTDTIEAARKPSVAAIDGLALGGGLELAMACNARISTPVAQLGLPELQLGVIPGGGGTQRLPRLVGLAKALEMMLTSKAIKGEEAYSLGLVDALVSRDKLVSTARQWALDIVDRRRPWVRSLYKTDKIESLGEAREILKFARTQAQKRAPNLKHPLVCIDVIEDGIVAGPRTGLWKELEAFEALVASDTCKSLIHIFFSQRGTSKVPGVTDRGLVPRQVKKVAILGGGLMGSGIATALILSNYPVILKEVNEKFLEAGLNRVKANLQSRVKKGQMTKEKFEKTISLLKGTIDYDSFKDVDLVIEAVIENVSLKQQIFADLEKYCPPHCILASNTSTIDLNLIGQKTKSEDRIVGAHFFSPAHVMPLLEIVRTKKTSPQIVVDLLDIGRKIRKTPVVVGNCTGFAVNRMFFPYTQAAIFLVEHGTDVYQIDKAITKFGMPMGPFRLIDLVGFGVGVATAMQFIENFPERTYKSMLLPLMQEDKRVGEASRKGFYLYDDRRKANPDPELKNYIEKSRNISGVTVDPKLVKLSEKDIIEMIFFPVVNEACRVLDEGIAVKSADLDISAVMGMGFPPYRGGIIFWADSLGSKYIYSRLAEWSKLYGEFFKPSAYLAARAAKGIPLGASVEQTQSRL, encoded by the exons TGTTTCGCAGTTTAAAAGAGAGTTTTGATGAGGCTGACAACAGAGAAGATGTCAAGGCAATTGTTGTTACAG GTGAAAAGGGCAAATTTTCTGGTGGTTTTGATATTAATGCATTTGGTATAATGCAAAAGGGAATGG ATCATACAAATCCTGGTTTGATATCAGTAGAACTTCTCACCGACACTATAGAAG CGGCAAGGAAACCTTCAGTTGCTGCCATTGATGGCCTTGCCCTGGGTGGGGGACTAGAGCTTGCAATG GCATGCAATGCACGGATATCAACCCCAGTTGCTCAACTAGGTTTGCCTGAACTTCAACTTGGAGTAATTCCTGGAGGTGGAG GAACGCAGCGACTTCCTCGTCTTGTTGGCCTGGCAAAGGCACTTGAGATGATGCTG ACCTCAAAGGCAATTAAAGGGGAGGAAGCTTATAGTTTGGGGCTTGTAGATGCTTTAGTGTCACGTGATAAGTTGGTGAGCACTGCACGCCAATGGGCTCTAGATATTGTGGACCGTCGACGACCATGGGTTAGAAGTCTTTACAAGACCGACAAAATAGAATCCCTTGGGGAAGCAAGAGAGATATTGAAGTTTGCAAGAACTCAAGCACAAAAACGGGCTCCTAATCTTAAGCACCCTTTGGTTTGCATTGACGTTATTGAAGACGGAATAGTCGCTGGTCCCCGTACAGGACTCTGGAAG GAGCTTGAAGCCTTTGAAGCACTGGTGGCCTCGGATACTTGCAAGAGCTtgattcacatttttttctctcaacGAGGAACATCCAAG GTACCTGGGGTTACCGATCGTGGATTGGTTCCTAGACAAGTGAAAAAGGTTGCCATCCTTGGTGGAGGACTAATGGGCTCCGGAATAGCAACAGCTTTAATTCTTAGTAACTATCCTGTAATCTTGAAAGAAGTAAATGAAAAATTCCTGGAAGCAGGTCTTAATAGGGTTAAAG CAAATTTACAAAGCCGTGTCAAGAAAGGGCAGATGACTAAGGAAAAATTTGAAAAGACCATATCTCTTCTCAAAGGTACCATTGACTATGATAGTTTCAAAGATGTGGACTTGGTGATAGAG GCTGTAATTGAGAATGTTTCCTTAAAGCAACAGATCTTTGCTGACCTTGAAAAGTATTGTCCTCCTCATTGTATACTTGCAAGTAACACTTCCACAATTGATCTGAACCTGATTGGACAGAAAACTAAATCTGAAGACCGGATTGTTGGAGCCCATTTCTTCAG CCCGGCACATGTTATGCCACTTCTGGAGATTGTACGTACTAAGAAGACATCTCCACAAATAGTAGTTGACTTACTAGATATTGGAAGGAAGATAAGGAAAACTCCAGTGGTGGTTGGAAATTGTACCGGATTTGCGGTCAATAGGATGTTCTTCCCGTATACACAAGCAGCCATCTTTCTTGTTGAACATGGTACAGATGTTTATCAAATTGATAAGGCAATTACCAAATTTGGAATGCCGATGGGACCTTTCAG ATTGATTGACCTCGTTGGTTTTGGCGTGGGGGTCGCAACTGCCATGCAATTTATTGAGAATTTTCCTGAGCGAACTTACAAATCGATGCTTCTTCCACTTATGCAAGAGGATAAGAGAGTAG GTGAAGCATCTCGCAAAGGATTTTATTTGTACGATGACAGACGTAAAGCTAATCCTGATCCAGAGTTGAAGAATTATATTGAGAAGTCTAGGAACATTTCTGGTGTCACTGTGGATCCTAAG CTTGTAAAATTATCAGAAAAGGACATCATAGAGATGATCTTCTTTCCTGTGGTGAATGAGGCTTGCCGGGTCCTTGATGAAGGCATTGCAGTTAAATCAGCAGATCTTGATATTTCAGCTGTCATGGGAATGGGCTTTCCACCTTACAG GGGAGGTATCATATTCTGGGCTGATTCTCTTGGATCCAAATACATATACTCAAGATTGGCGGAATGGTCAAAACTATATGGAGAATTCTTCAAGCCCTCTGCTTACTTGGCTGCAAGAGCTGCCAAGGGAATTCCATTG GGTGCCTCGGTGGAGCAAACCCAGTCGCGGTTATAA